In Saimiri boliviensis isolate mSaiBol1 chromosome 12, mSaiBol1.pri, whole genome shotgun sequence, one genomic interval encodes:
- the CCDC154 gene encoding coiled-coil domain-containing protein 154 isoform X1, with translation MSEPADNSPSGPSAPSQPSTVTLEDLGPLLAGDLASPEPSSLEELSERYESSHPTSTASVPEQDAAKRWRQLEQWVVELQAEGARLREHRRRCERATRSLLGALLQVRARLELQGSELRQLRQEVWPAAQAPEKEAQEFSGLQNQMQALDKRLVEIREALSQLRRRQAQLEAERKGAEQEAGLRLAKLTDLLRQEEEGREVACSALRKDQEDSSRRMDLEVARMEAQMTRLGEEVSLRFLKREAKLCGFLQKSFLALEKRMRASESSRLRLEGSLRGELESRWEKLQGLMEERLRALQGQSEQESHLLEQCQGLDAAVAQLTKFVQQNQASLNRVLLAEEKAWWVSWGLRCCQAGGTLMYHSEGATVADAAENDLASPSRVLDPRGAARFRRGSCAATPPMGTPACPPWGAQLWQSAVKPYLGGTVTVPHLTIPGSLGRFQSQQPSFPPGPSAEGWAGPAEGVYVSPTPRDAKGRLEDSRAGELATYVQENLEAAQLAGKLARQEIHGELALLREKSQALEVSVVQLAGRVKELSDRLPALSSRLDLQEQMLGLRLSEAKTKWEGAERKSLEDLARWQKEVAAYLRGVQEKLDGLPQKIEGVSDKCLLHKSDSDLRISAEGKAREFEVGALRQELATLLSSVQLLKEDSPGRKIAEMQGKLATFQNQIMKLESCIQANKTIQNLKFNSEARLRTQEMAALRETVLRLWSEKGPRAPLGSKALPSLARQRVFIKDVAPGEVAPVNCWGVYQAVRWAAGIPEQPPVPLGQGAGLEGPKESGAGVQGPRATSLDRWLQWKVSLTKLRARQRPGGVPEKPHGREQVQRLPPSLFIQK, from the exons ATGTCAG AACCGGCTGACAACAGCCCCTCAGGGCCATCGGCCCCTTCCCAGCCGAGCACCGTCACCCTGGAAGACCTGGGGCCCCTCCTGGCTGGAGACCTGGCCAGCCCCGAGCCCTCGAGCCTGGAAGAGCTCTCGGAGAGGTATGAGTCCAGCCACCCAACATCCACGGCCTCCGTCCCAGAGCAGGACGCGGCCAAGCGCTGGAGACAGCTGGAGCAGTG GGTGGTGGAGCTGCAGGCCGAGGGGGCCCGTCTGCGGGAGCACAGGCGGCGTTGTGAGCGCGCCACGCGGAGCCTGCTGGGCGCCCTGCTGCAGGTGCGGGCCCGCCTGGAGCTGCAGGGCTCGGAgctgaggcagctgaggcaggaggtgtgGCCGGCGGCCCAGGCCCCCGAGAAGGAGGCACAGGAG TTCTCTGGCCTGCAGAACCAGATGCAGGCCCTGGACAAAAG GCTGGTGGAGATCCGGGAAGCCTTGAGCCAACTCAGGAGGAGGCAGGCACAGCTGGAGGCGGAGCGGAAGGGCGCCGAGCAGGAGGCCGGCCTCAG GCTGGCCAAGCTGACCGACTTGCTgcggcaggaggaggagggccgGGAGGTGGCCTGCAGCGCCCTGCGGAAGGACCAGGAGGACAGCAGCCGGAGGATGGACCTGGAGGTGGCCAGGATGGAG GCCCAGATGACCAGGCTCGGCGAAGAGGTGAGCCTGCGCTTCCTGAAGAGGGAGGCCAAGCTGTGCGGCTTCCTGCAGAAGAGCTTCCTGGCCCTCGAGAAG AGAATGAGGGCCTCGGAGAGctccaggctgaggctggagggcagcctgCGGGGCGAGCTGGAGAGCCGGTGGGAGAAGCTGCAGGGACTGATGGAGGAGCGCCTGCGGGCCCTGCAGGGGCAGAGTGAG CAGGAGAGCCACCTCCTGGAGCAGTGCCAGGGCCTGGATGCGGCTGTGGCCCAGCTCACCAAGTTTGTGCAGCAGAACCAGGCGTCGCTGAACCGTGTCCTGCTGGCCGAGGAGAAGGCCTGGTGGGTATCCTGGGGCCTCAGGTGCTGTCAGGCTGGGGGAACCCTAATGTACCACTCTGAAGGGGCCACGGTGGCCGACGCAGCAGAGAATGACCTTGCCTCTCCCAGCAGAGTGCTTGACCCCAGAGGTGCAGCCAGGTTCAGACGGGGCAGCTGTGCAGCCACTCCTCCCATGGGGACTCCAGCCTGCCCTCCCTGGGGTGCTCAGCTGTGGCAGTCAGCAGTGAAGCCCTATCTTGGTGGCACTGTGACTGTACCCCATCTAACGATCCCAGGATCTCTTGGGAGGTTCCAGAGCCAGCAGCCAAGCTTCCCTCCCGGGCCCAGTGCTGAGGGGTGGGCAGGACCCGCTGAGGGCGTCTATGTGTCCCCAACCCCTAGGGATGCCAAGGGGCGCTTGGAGGACAGCCGGGCCGGGGAGCTGGCCACCTATGTGCAGGAGAACCTGGAGGCTGCCCAGCTGGCCGGGAAGCTGGCCCGGCAGGAGATACATGGCGAGCTGGCACTG CTCCGAGAGAAGAGCCAGGCTCTGGAGGTGTCAGTGGTGCAGCTGGCCGGGCGGGTAAAGGAGCTGAGTGACCGCCTCCCAGCCCTGAGCAGCCGGCTCGACCTGCAGGAGCAGATGCTGGGCCTCAGGCTGTCCGAG GCAAAGACTAAATGGGAAGGTGCAGAGAGGAAGTCCCTGGAGGACCTGGCCAGATGGCAGAAGGAAGTGGCCGCATACCTGCGGGGGGTGCAGGAGAAGCTGGACGGCCTCCCCCAGAAG ATAGAGGGCGTCTCAGACAAGTGCCTGCTTCACAAGAGCGACTCGGATCTCAGGATTTCTGCTGAAGGCAAGGCCAG GGAGTTCGAGGTGGGGGCCCTGCGGCAGGAGCTGGCCACGCTGCTGTCATCTGTGCAGCTGCTGAAGGAAGACAGCCCCGGGCGGAAGATTGCGGAGATGCAGGGCAAGCTGGCCACG TTTCAGAACCAAATAATGAAGCTGGAAAGCTGTATCCAGGCCAACAAGACCATCCAGAACCTCAAGTTCAACAGCGAGGCCCGGCTG CGCACGCAGGAGATGGCCGCCCTGCGGGAGACCGTGCTGCGGCTGTGGAGTGAGAAGGGCCCTCGGGCGCCGCTGGGCAGCAAGGCGCTCCCATCCCTGGCGAGGCAGCGGGTCTTCATCAAGGATGTGGCGCCCGGCGAGGTGGCGCCTGTGAACTGCTGGGGCGTGTACCAGGCTGTGAGGTGGGCAGCAGGGATTCCCGAGCAGCCTCCTGTACCTTTGGGTCAGGGTGCGGGGTTGGAGGGGCCCAAGGAGAGTGGGGCAGGAGTGCAGGGGCCACGTGCCACGTCTCTGGACAGGTGGCTGCAGTGGAAGGTGTCTCTCACAAAGCTCAGGGCCCGTCAGAGGCCAGGAGGGGTCCCAGAGAAGCCCCATGGCCGGGAGCAGGTGCAGCGGCTCCCACCCTCGCTCTTTATCCAGAAGTAA
- the CCDC154 gene encoding coiled-coil domain-containing protein 154 isoform X8, protein MSEPADNSPSGPSAPSQPSTVTLEDLGPLLAGDLASPEPSSLEELSERYESSHPTSTASVPEQDAAKRWRQLEQWVVELQAEGARLREHRRRCERATRSLLGALLQVRARLELQGSELRQLRQEVWPAAQAPEKEAQEFSGLQNQMQALDKRLVEIREALSQLRRRQAQLEAERKGAEQEAGLRLAKLTDLLRQEEEGREVACSALRKDQEDSSRRMDLEVARMEAQMTRLGEEVSLRFLKREAKLCGFLQKSFLALEKRMRASESSRLRLEGSLRGELESRWEKLQGLMEERLRALQGQSEESHLLEQCQGLDAAVAQLTKFVQQNQASLNRVLLAEEKAWDAKGRLEDSRAGELATYVQENLEAAQLAGKLARQEIHGELALLREKSQALEVSVVQLAGRVKELSDRLPALSSRLDLQEQMLGLRLSEAKTKWEGAERKSLEDLARWQKEVAAYLRGVQEKLDGLPQKIEGVSDKCLLHKSDSDLRISAEGKAREFEVGALRQELATLLSSVQLLKEDSPGRKIAEMQGKLATFQNQIMKLESCIQANKTIQNLKFNSEARLRTQEMAALRETVLRLWSEKGPRAPLGSKALPSLARQRVFIKDVAPGEVAPVNCWGVYQAVRWLQWKVSLTKLRARQRPGGVPEKPHGREQVQRLPPSLFIQK, encoded by the exons ATGTCAG AACCGGCTGACAACAGCCCCTCAGGGCCATCGGCCCCTTCCCAGCCGAGCACCGTCACCCTGGAAGACCTGGGGCCCCTCCTGGCTGGAGACCTGGCCAGCCCCGAGCCCTCGAGCCTGGAAGAGCTCTCGGAGAGGTATGAGTCCAGCCACCCAACATCCACGGCCTCCGTCCCAGAGCAGGACGCGGCCAAGCGCTGGAGACAGCTGGAGCAGTG GGTGGTGGAGCTGCAGGCCGAGGGGGCCCGTCTGCGGGAGCACAGGCGGCGTTGTGAGCGCGCCACGCGGAGCCTGCTGGGCGCCCTGCTGCAGGTGCGGGCCCGCCTGGAGCTGCAGGGCTCGGAgctgaggcagctgaggcaggaggtgtgGCCGGCGGCCCAGGCCCCCGAGAAGGAGGCACAGGAG TTCTCTGGCCTGCAGAACCAGATGCAGGCCCTGGACAAAAG GCTGGTGGAGATCCGGGAAGCCTTGAGCCAACTCAGGAGGAGGCAGGCACAGCTGGAGGCGGAGCGGAAGGGCGCCGAGCAGGAGGCCGGCCTCAG GCTGGCCAAGCTGACCGACTTGCTgcggcaggaggaggagggccgGGAGGTGGCCTGCAGCGCCCTGCGGAAGGACCAGGAGGACAGCAGCCGGAGGATGGACCTGGAGGTGGCCAGGATGGAG GCCCAGATGACCAGGCTCGGCGAAGAGGTGAGCCTGCGCTTCCTGAAGAGGGAGGCCAAGCTGTGCGGCTTCCTGCAGAAGAGCTTCCTGGCCCTCGAGAAG AGAATGAGGGCCTCGGAGAGctccaggctgaggctggagggcagcctgCGGGGCGAGCTGGAGAGCCGGTGGGAGAAGCTGCAGGGACTGATGGAGGAGCGCCTGCGGGCCCTGCAGGGGCAGAGTGAG GAGAGCCACCTCCTGGAGCAGTGCCAGGGCCTGGATGCGGCTGTGGCCCAGCTCACCAAGTTTGTGCAGCAGAACCAGGCGTCGCTGAACCGTGTCCTGCTGGCCGAGGAGAAGGCCTG GGATGCCAAGGGGCGCTTGGAGGACAGCCGGGCCGGGGAGCTGGCCACCTATGTGCAGGAGAACCTGGAGGCTGCCCAGCTGGCCGGGAAGCTGGCCCGGCAGGAGATACATGGCGAGCTGGCACTG CTCCGAGAGAAGAGCCAGGCTCTGGAGGTGTCAGTGGTGCAGCTGGCCGGGCGGGTAAAGGAGCTGAGTGACCGCCTCCCAGCCCTGAGCAGCCGGCTCGACCTGCAGGAGCAGATGCTGGGCCTCAGGCTGTCCGAG GCAAAGACTAAATGGGAAGGTGCAGAGAGGAAGTCCCTGGAGGACCTGGCCAGATGGCAGAAGGAAGTGGCCGCATACCTGCGGGGGGTGCAGGAGAAGCTGGACGGCCTCCCCCAGAAG ATAGAGGGCGTCTCAGACAAGTGCCTGCTTCACAAGAGCGACTCGGATCTCAGGATTTCTGCTGAAGGCAAGGCCAG GGAGTTCGAGGTGGGGGCCCTGCGGCAGGAGCTGGCCACGCTGCTGTCATCTGTGCAGCTGCTGAAGGAAGACAGCCCCGGGCGGAAGATTGCGGAGATGCAGGGCAAGCTGGCCACG TTTCAGAACCAAATAATGAAGCTGGAAAGCTGTATCCAGGCCAACAAGACCATCCAGAACCTCAAGTTCAACAGCGAGGCCCGGCTG CGCACGCAGGAGATGGCCGCCCTGCGGGAGACCGTGCTGCGGCTGTGGAGTGAGAAGGGCCCTCGGGCGCCGCTGGGCAGCAAGGCGCTCCCATCCCTGGCGAGGCAGCGGGTCTTCATCAAGGATGTGGCGCCCGGCGAGGTGGCGCCTGTGAACTGCTGGGGCGTGTACCAGGCTGTGAG GTGGCTGCAGTGGAAGGTGTCTCTCACAAAGCTCAGGGCCCGTCAGAGGCCAGGAGGGGTCCCAGAGAAGCCCCATGGCCGGGAGCAGGTGCAGCGGCTCCCACCCTCGCTCTTTATCCAGAAGTAA
- the CCDC154 gene encoding coiled-coil domain-containing protein 154 isoform X4, translating into MSEPADNSPSGPSAPSQPSTVTLEDLGPLLAGDLASPEPSSLEELSERVVELQAEGARLREHRRRCERATRSLLGALLQVRARLELQGSELRQLRQEVWPAAQAPEKEAQEFSGLQNQMQALDKRLVEIREALSQLRRRQAQLEAERKGAEQEAGLRLAKLTDLLRQEEEGREVACSALRKDQEDSSRRMDLEVARMEAQMTRLGEEVSLRFLKREAKLCGFLQKSFLALEKRMRASESSRLRLEGSLRGELESRWEKLQGLMEERLRALQGQSEQESHLLEQCQGLDAAVAQLTKFVQQNQASLNRVLLAEEKAWWVSWGLRCCQAGGTLMYHSEGATVADAAENDLASPSRVLDPRGAARFRRGSCAATPPMGTPACPPWGAQLWQSAVKPYLGGTVTVPHLTIPGSLGRFQSQQPSFPPGPSAEGWAGPAEGVYVSPTPRDAKGRLEDSRAGELATYVQENLEAAQLAGKLARQEIHGELALLREKSQALEVSVVQLAGRVKELSDRLPALSSRLDLQEQMLGLRLSEAKTKWEGAERKSLEDLARWQKEVAAYLRGVQEKLDGLPQKIEGVSDKCLLHKSDSDLRISAEGKAREFEVGALRQELATLLSSVQLLKEDSPGRKIAEMQGKLATFQNQIMKLESCIQANKTIQNLKFNSEARLRTQEMAALRETVLRLWSEKGPRAPLGSKALPSLARQRVFIKDVAPGEVAPVNCWGVYQAVRWAAGIPEQPPVPLGQGAGLEGPKESGAGVQGPRATSLDRWLQWKVSLTKLRARQRPGGVPEKPHGREQVQRLPPSLFIQK; encoded by the exons ATGTCAG AACCGGCTGACAACAGCCCCTCAGGGCCATCGGCCCCTTCCCAGCCGAGCACCGTCACCCTGGAAGACCTGGGGCCCCTCCTGGCTGGAGACCTGGCCAGCCCCGAGCCCTCGAGCCTGGAAGAGCTCTCGGAGAG GGTGGTGGAGCTGCAGGCCGAGGGGGCCCGTCTGCGGGAGCACAGGCGGCGTTGTGAGCGCGCCACGCGGAGCCTGCTGGGCGCCCTGCTGCAGGTGCGGGCCCGCCTGGAGCTGCAGGGCTCGGAgctgaggcagctgaggcaggaggtgtgGCCGGCGGCCCAGGCCCCCGAGAAGGAGGCACAGGAG TTCTCTGGCCTGCAGAACCAGATGCAGGCCCTGGACAAAAG GCTGGTGGAGATCCGGGAAGCCTTGAGCCAACTCAGGAGGAGGCAGGCACAGCTGGAGGCGGAGCGGAAGGGCGCCGAGCAGGAGGCCGGCCTCAG GCTGGCCAAGCTGACCGACTTGCTgcggcaggaggaggagggccgGGAGGTGGCCTGCAGCGCCCTGCGGAAGGACCAGGAGGACAGCAGCCGGAGGATGGACCTGGAGGTGGCCAGGATGGAG GCCCAGATGACCAGGCTCGGCGAAGAGGTGAGCCTGCGCTTCCTGAAGAGGGAGGCCAAGCTGTGCGGCTTCCTGCAGAAGAGCTTCCTGGCCCTCGAGAAG AGAATGAGGGCCTCGGAGAGctccaggctgaggctggagggcagcctgCGGGGCGAGCTGGAGAGCCGGTGGGAGAAGCTGCAGGGACTGATGGAGGAGCGCCTGCGGGCCCTGCAGGGGCAGAGTGAG CAGGAGAGCCACCTCCTGGAGCAGTGCCAGGGCCTGGATGCGGCTGTGGCCCAGCTCACCAAGTTTGTGCAGCAGAACCAGGCGTCGCTGAACCGTGTCCTGCTGGCCGAGGAGAAGGCCTGGTGGGTATCCTGGGGCCTCAGGTGCTGTCAGGCTGGGGGAACCCTAATGTACCACTCTGAAGGGGCCACGGTGGCCGACGCAGCAGAGAATGACCTTGCCTCTCCCAGCAGAGTGCTTGACCCCAGAGGTGCAGCCAGGTTCAGACGGGGCAGCTGTGCAGCCACTCCTCCCATGGGGACTCCAGCCTGCCCTCCCTGGGGTGCTCAGCTGTGGCAGTCAGCAGTGAAGCCCTATCTTGGTGGCACTGTGACTGTACCCCATCTAACGATCCCAGGATCTCTTGGGAGGTTCCAGAGCCAGCAGCCAAGCTTCCCTCCCGGGCCCAGTGCTGAGGGGTGGGCAGGACCCGCTGAGGGCGTCTATGTGTCCCCAACCCCTAGGGATGCCAAGGGGCGCTTGGAGGACAGCCGGGCCGGGGAGCTGGCCACCTATGTGCAGGAGAACCTGGAGGCTGCCCAGCTGGCCGGGAAGCTGGCCCGGCAGGAGATACATGGCGAGCTGGCACTG CTCCGAGAGAAGAGCCAGGCTCTGGAGGTGTCAGTGGTGCAGCTGGCCGGGCGGGTAAAGGAGCTGAGTGACCGCCTCCCAGCCCTGAGCAGCCGGCTCGACCTGCAGGAGCAGATGCTGGGCCTCAGGCTGTCCGAG GCAAAGACTAAATGGGAAGGTGCAGAGAGGAAGTCCCTGGAGGACCTGGCCAGATGGCAGAAGGAAGTGGCCGCATACCTGCGGGGGGTGCAGGAGAAGCTGGACGGCCTCCCCCAGAAG ATAGAGGGCGTCTCAGACAAGTGCCTGCTTCACAAGAGCGACTCGGATCTCAGGATTTCTGCTGAAGGCAAGGCCAG GGAGTTCGAGGTGGGGGCCCTGCGGCAGGAGCTGGCCACGCTGCTGTCATCTGTGCAGCTGCTGAAGGAAGACAGCCCCGGGCGGAAGATTGCGGAGATGCAGGGCAAGCTGGCCACG TTTCAGAACCAAATAATGAAGCTGGAAAGCTGTATCCAGGCCAACAAGACCATCCAGAACCTCAAGTTCAACAGCGAGGCCCGGCTG CGCACGCAGGAGATGGCCGCCCTGCGGGAGACCGTGCTGCGGCTGTGGAGTGAGAAGGGCCCTCGGGCGCCGCTGGGCAGCAAGGCGCTCCCATCCCTGGCGAGGCAGCGGGTCTTCATCAAGGATGTGGCGCCCGGCGAGGTGGCGCCTGTGAACTGCTGGGGCGTGTACCAGGCTGTGAGGTGGGCAGCAGGGATTCCCGAGCAGCCTCCTGTACCTTTGGGTCAGGGTGCGGGGTTGGAGGGGCCCAAGGAGAGTGGGGCAGGAGTGCAGGGGCCACGTGCCACGTCTCTGGACAGGTGGCTGCAGTGGAAGGTGTCTCTCACAAAGCTCAGGGCCCGTCAGAGGCCAGGAGGGGTCCCAGAGAAGCCCCATGGCCGGGAGCAGGTGCAGCGGCTCCCACCCTCGCTCTTTATCCAGAAGTAA
- the CCDC154 gene encoding coiled-coil domain-containing protein 154 isoform X5: MSEPADNSPSGPSAPSQPSTVTLEDLGPLLAGDLASPEPSSLEELSERYESSHPTSTASVPEQDAAKRWRQLEQWVVELQAEGARLREHRRRCERATRSLLGALLQVRARLELQGSELRQLRQEVWPAAQAPEKEAQEFSGLQNQMQALDKRLVEIREALSQLRRRQAQLEAERKGAEQEAGLRLAKLTDLLRQEEEGREVACSALRKDQEDSSRRMDLEVARMEAQMTRLGEEVSLRFLKREAKLCGFLQKSFLALEKRMRASESSRLRLEGSLRGELESRWEKLQGLMEERLRALQGQSEQESHLLEQCQGLDAAVAQLTKFVQQNQASLNRVLLAEEKAWWVSWGLRCCQAGGTLMYHSEGATVADAAENDLASPSRVLDPRGAARFRRGSCAATPPMGTPACPPWGAQLWQSAVKPYLGGTVTVPHLTIPGSLGRFQSQQPSFPPGPSAEGWAGPAEGVYVSPTPRDAKGRLEDSRAGELATYVQENLEAAQLAGKLARQEIHGELALLREKSQALEVSVVQLAGRVKELSDRLPALSSRLDLQEQMLGLRLSEAKTKWEGAERKSLEDLARWQKEVAAYLRGVQEKLDGLPQKIEGVSDKCLLHKSDSDLRISAEGKAREFEVGALRQELATLLSSVQLLKEDSPGRKIAEMQGKLATFQNQIMKLESCIQANKTIQNLKFNSEARLRTQEMAALRETVLRLWSEKGPRAPLGSKALPSLARQRVFIKDVAPGEVAPVNCWGVYQAVRWLQWKVSLTKLRARQRPGGVPEKPHGREQVQRLPPSLFIQK, from the exons ATGTCAG AACCGGCTGACAACAGCCCCTCAGGGCCATCGGCCCCTTCCCAGCCGAGCACCGTCACCCTGGAAGACCTGGGGCCCCTCCTGGCTGGAGACCTGGCCAGCCCCGAGCCCTCGAGCCTGGAAGAGCTCTCGGAGAGGTATGAGTCCAGCCACCCAACATCCACGGCCTCCGTCCCAGAGCAGGACGCGGCCAAGCGCTGGAGACAGCTGGAGCAGTG GGTGGTGGAGCTGCAGGCCGAGGGGGCCCGTCTGCGGGAGCACAGGCGGCGTTGTGAGCGCGCCACGCGGAGCCTGCTGGGCGCCCTGCTGCAGGTGCGGGCCCGCCTGGAGCTGCAGGGCTCGGAgctgaggcagctgaggcaggaggtgtgGCCGGCGGCCCAGGCCCCCGAGAAGGAGGCACAGGAG TTCTCTGGCCTGCAGAACCAGATGCAGGCCCTGGACAAAAG GCTGGTGGAGATCCGGGAAGCCTTGAGCCAACTCAGGAGGAGGCAGGCACAGCTGGAGGCGGAGCGGAAGGGCGCCGAGCAGGAGGCCGGCCTCAG GCTGGCCAAGCTGACCGACTTGCTgcggcaggaggaggagggccgGGAGGTGGCCTGCAGCGCCCTGCGGAAGGACCAGGAGGACAGCAGCCGGAGGATGGACCTGGAGGTGGCCAGGATGGAG GCCCAGATGACCAGGCTCGGCGAAGAGGTGAGCCTGCGCTTCCTGAAGAGGGAGGCCAAGCTGTGCGGCTTCCTGCAGAAGAGCTTCCTGGCCCTCGAGAAG AGAATGAGGGCCTCGGAGAGctccaggctgaggctggagggcagcctgCGGGGCGAGCTGGAGAGCCGGTGGGAGAAGCTGCAGGGACTGATGGAGGAGCGCCTGCGGGCCCTGCAGGGGCAGAGTGAG CAGGAGAGCCACCTCCTGGAGCAGTGCCAGGGCCTGGATGCGGCTGTGGCCCAGCTCACCAAGTTTGTGCAGCAGAACCAGGCGTCGCTGAACCGTGTCCTGCTGGCCGAGGAGAAGGCCTGGTGGGTATCCTGGGGCCTCAGGTGCTGTCAGGCTGGGGGAACCCTAATGTACCACTCTGAAGGGGCCACGGTGGCCGACGCAGCAGAGAATGACCTTGCCTCTCCCAGCAGAGTGCTTGACCCCAGAGGTGCAGCCAGGTTCAGACGGGGCAGCTGTGCAGCCACTCCTCCCATGGGGACTCCAGCCTGCCCTCCCTGGGGTGCTCAGCTGTGGCAGTCAGCAGTGAAGCCCTATCTTGGTGGCACTGTGACTGTACCCCATCTAACGATCCCAGGATCTCTTGGGAGGTTCCAGAGCCAGCAGCCAAGCTTCCCTCCCGGGCCCAGTGCTGAGGGGTGGGCAGGACCCGCTGAGGGCGTCTATGTGTCCCCAACCCCTAGGGATGCCAAGGGGCGCTTGGAGGACAGCCGGGCCGGGGAGCTGGCCACCTATGTGCAGGAGAACCTGGAGGCTGCCCAGCTGGCCGGGAAGCTGGCCCGGCAGGAGATACATGGCGAGCTGGCACTG CTCCGAGAGAAGAGCCAGGCTCTGGAGGTGTCAGTGGTGCAGCTGGCCGGGCGGGTAAAGGAGCTGAGTGACCGCCTCCCAGCCCTGAGCAGCCGGCTCGACCTGCAGGAGCAGATGCTGGGCCTCAGGCTGTCCGAG GCAAAGACTAAATGGGAAGGTGCAGAGAGGAAGTCCCTGGAGGACCTGGCCAGATGGCAGAAGGAAGTGGCCGCATACCTGCGGGGGGTGCAGGAGAAGCTGGACGGCCTCCCCCAGAAG ATAGAGGGCGTCTCAGACAAGTGCCTGCTTCACAAGAGCGACTCGGATCTCAGGATTTCTGCTGAAGGCAAGGCCAG GGAGTTCGAGGTGGGGGCCCTGCGGCAGGAGCTGGCCACGCTGCTGTCATCTGTGCAGCTGCTGAAGGAAGACAGCCCCGGGCGGAAGATTGCGGAGATGCAGGGCAAGCTGGCCACG TTTCAGAACCAAATAATGAAGCTGGAAAGCTGTATCCAGGCCAACAAGACCATCCAGAACCTCAAGTTCAACAGCGAGGCCCGGCTG CGCACGCAGGAGATGGCCGCCCTGCGGGAGACCGTGCTGCGGCTGTGGAGTGAGAAGGGCCCTCGGGCGCCGCTGGGCAGCAAGGCGCTCCCATCCCTGGCGAGGCAGCGGGTCTTCATCAAGGATGTGGCGCCCGGCGAGGTGGCGCCTGTGAACTGCTGGGGCGTGTACCAGGCTGTGAG GTGGCTGCAGTGGAAGGTGTCTCTCACAAAGCTCAGGGCCCGTCAGAGGCCAGGAGGGGTCCCAGAGAAGCCCCATGGCCGGGAGCAGGTGCAGCGGCTCCCACCCTCGCTCTTTATCCAGAAGTAA